From the genome of Bacillota bacterium, one region includes:
- a CDS encoding S-layer homology domain-containing protein, with translation MPRSKRWMAVVITVAMLVTVIGPALASPPWAPGKQVPKEVHERIRQRLKEKLFQDEDEAPWAVTVMAKVMAKGLMIGFPDEKFKPNASINYTQAVVTALRYAEVALEKAPEGFDGWPPAIHTQAWAMDYLYTAHGKGWIDLESFQVNKAASRSWVCSLVALAAGDEPEGETLEDILEELPFKDKGSIPGEHVWGVYWAWKSGIVQGYPNGMFLPDKPLTRAEMAKILDGTDLVLGKKSVVRGAFVEWDEMNRTITVKLEDGTEKSYPLDEDVRLFAVGTETGLAFLAVGDPVHLEVRDGTVVRIFVLPTDEEDEDN, from the coding sequence TTGCCAAGGAGCAAGAGGTGGATGGCTGTAGTGATAACCGTGGCCATGCTGGTAACGGTTATCGGGCCGGCACTGGCGTCTCCTCCTTGGGCACCGGGAAAGCAAGTGCCCAAGGAGGTTCACGAGCGGATAAGACAAAGGCTCAAGGAGAAACTCTTCCAAGATGAGGACGAGGCTCCCTGGGCAGTTACTGTCATGGCGAAGGTGATGGCCAAGGGCCTGATGATTGGGTTCCCTGACGAGAAGTTCAAACCCAATGCCAGCATCAACTACACCCAGGCTGTGGTCACCGCTCTAAGGTACGCCGAGGTAGCGTTGGAGAAGGCGCCGGAGGGCTTCGATGGATGGCCACCAGCCATTCACACGCAGGCATGGGCCATGGACTATCTCTATACTGCCCATGGGAAGGGCTGGATCGACCTGGAGAGTTTCCAGGTTAACAAGGCTGCGAGCCGTTCATGGGTGTGTTCCCTGGTGGCCCTGGCCGCCGGAGATGAGCCTGAGGGTGAGACACTGGAAGACATCCTTGAGGAGCTCCCATTCAAGGACAAGGGTTCCATTCCCGGTGAGCATGTCTGGGGCGTCTACTGGGCATGGAAAAGTGGGATAGTACAAGGCTATCCTAACGGGATGTTCCTGCCAGACAAGCCGTTGACCCGTGCGGAAATGGCTAAGATCCTGGATGGGACAGACCTGGTCCTTGGGAAGAAATCCGTGGTCCGCGGGGCATTTGTTGAGTGGGATGAGATGAACCGCACAATCACAGTGAAGCTCGAGGACGGCACGGAGAAGTCCTATCCCCTGGATGAGGACGTGAGGCTCTTTGCTGTGGGAACCGAGACTGGCCTGGCCTTCCTGGCTGTTGGGGACCCCGTCCACCTTGAGGTGAGGGACGGCACGGTGGTCCGCATCTTCGTGTTGCCCACGGATGAGGAAGACGAAGACAACTGA
- a CDS encoding S41 family peptidase yields MRLKKHFLFSVLLALLVAFGTWSPASAQGSPGAGALSEVLDMIEQHYLKSVDRSVLIEEAIQGMLDAIDDKYADYLPPEVFEDLLEDLEGSFVGIGVTIELRDAQVRVMSVFDGGPASRAGIEPGSLILEVDGQPLTGMSLNEAARLIRGDAGSTVSLKILPEGQQEAIVVEIVRELIALPTVEWRMLEEGAGYVKVRSFKESTPSDVYKALDALDKQGMRAVVLDLRNNPGGLLSESAEVAEAFLSKGPLFRLVRRDGQSRSLSSRGTRPPMPTAVLVNGGTASGAEIVAGAIQDRGTGYLVGTRTYGKGMIQTLMTLETGGGLRLTTAEYFLPSGRSIEGKGLEPNYVVERGIGTVPRARLEVLRGPDLGVGAKGDEVRVLQEILAQMGHDPGPADGVFGPRTRQAVLGLQGTMGVQGTGILDEATREALLKTLEGQASHDPQLDKALEILRHFLN; encoded by the coding sequence GTGAGGCTCAAAAAGCACTTCTTGTTTAGCGTGTTACTGGCACTTCTTGTGGCATTCGGCACGTGGAGTCCAGCTTCGGCACAGGGTAGTCCCGGCGCTGGAGCTCTTTCCGAGGTTCTCGATATGATAGAGCAGCACTACCTGAAGAGCGTTGACCGGAGCGTCCTCATCGAGGAGGCCATCCAGGGTATGCTGGATGCCATTGATGACAAGTATGCCGACTACCTGCCCCCCGAGGTCTTTGAGGACCTGTTGGAGGACCTTGAGGGCTCATTTGTGGGGATAGGCGTCACCATAGAACTAAGAGACGCCCAGGTCCGCGTCATGTCCGTATTTGACGGCGGCCCGGCTTCCAGAGCAGGGATTGAACCGGGATCCCTCATACTGGAGGTAGACGGCCAGCCCCTCACCGGCATGTCACTGAACGAGGCAGCACGGCTGATCCGGGGAGACGCGGGGAGTACCGTATCCTTGAAGATCCTCCCGGAGGGCCAGCAGGAGGCCATTGTGGTGGAGATAGTGCGGGAGCTCATAGCCTTACCCACCGTGGAGTGGCGCATGCTGGAGGAGGGCGCCGGGTACGTGAAGGTGAGATCCTTCAAGGAGAGTACGCCGTCTGATGTGTACAAGGCCCTTGATGCCCTGGACAAACAGGGTATGAGGGCGGTAGTCCTCGACCTCCGCAACAACCCCGGCGGGCTTTTATCCGAGAGCGCCGAGGTGGCAGAGGCCTTCCTTTCCAAGGGTCCCCTGTTCCGGCTGGTGAGGCGTGACGGGCAGTCTCGTAGCCTTTCATCCCGAGGCACACGGCCCCCGATGCCCACGGCGGTGCTGGTGAATGGTGGCACTGCAAGCGGGGCTGAGATCGTGGCCGGCGCCATACAGGACAGGGGTACCGGCTACCTGGTAGGAACCCGGACCTACGGGAAAGGGATGATCCAGACCCTAATGACCCTTGAGACGGGCGGAGGGCTACGCCTGACTACCGCGGAGTACTTCCTTCCCTCAGGGAGATCAATAGAGGGAAAGGGACTTGAGCCGAATTATGTGGTGGAAAGGGGAATAGGAACAGTTCCTCGCGCCAGGCTCGAAGTGCTGAGAGGGCCGGACCTGGGCGTGGGGGCCAAGGGAGATGAAGTCAGGGTCCTCCAGGAGATCTTGGCCCAGATGGGCCATGACCCGGGGCCTGCGGATGGTGTGTTCGGACCCAGGACTAGACAGGCTGTCCTTGGCCTGCAGGGAACAATGGGGGTCCAGGGAACGGGGATCCTGGACGAAGCCACCAGGGAGGCCCTACTGAAGACCCTTGAGGGGCAGGCTTCACATGATCCCCAGTTGGATAAGGCTCTTGAAATCCTCAGGCATTTCCTTAATTGA